In Haloimpatiens massiliensis, the following are encoded in one genomic region:
- the dapF gene encoding diaminopimelate epimerase gives MYFTKMHGCGNDFIVINDLDNNFNSLNELAPKLCHRNFGIGADGILCVKKSSVGDIKMEIINSDGSYAAMCGNGIRCFAKYVWEKDIVKKDKINIETGDGIKIANLNINKNKVDTVTINMGSPEFHPDKIPTVSADKIIDKTINIGQKNYKITSLLMGVPHTVVFGKLKDFNVEEGKLIEKHNIFPKGTNVNFVEVVSREEIKVMTWERGAGATMACGTGCSASVVAGRELTLLDNKVKVHVPGGVLQIELEDNKVFMTGSAEISFEGVCEV, from the coding sequence ATGTATTTTACTAAAATGCATGGTTGCGGAAATGATTTTATAGTTATAAATGATTTAGATAATAATTTCAATAGTTTAAATGAGTTGGCTCCTAAGTTGTGTCATAGGAATTTTGGAATTGGAGCAGATGGAATATTATGCGTAAAAAAAAGTAGTGTAGGGGATATTAAGATGGAAATAATAAATTCTGATGGTTCCTATGCTGCTATGTGCGGAAATGGTATAAGATGTTTTGCAAAATATGTATGGGAAAAGGATATTGTAAAGAAGGATAAGATAAATATAGAAACAGGAGATGGCATAAAAATAGCTAATCTTAATATAAATAAGAATAAGGTAGATACTGTTACTATAAATATGGGAAGTCCAGAATTTCATCCAGATAAAATACCTACAGTAAGTGCAGATAAAATAATAGATAAAACTATAAATATAGGACAAAAAAATTATAAAATAACCAGTTTATTAATGGGAGTTCCCCATACGGTTGTTTTTGGAAAATTAAAAGATTTTAATGTAGAAGAAGGTAAATTAATAGAGAAGCATAATATTTTTCCTAAAGGAACTAATGTGAACTTTGTAGAAGTAGTTAGTAGAGAAGAAATAAAAGTTATGACTTGGGAGAGAGGAGCAGGAGCTACTATGGCATGTGGTACTGGATGTTCAGCTTCTGTAGTGGCTGGAAGGGAATTAACTTTATTAGATAATAAAGTTAAAGTTCATGTCCCAGGAGGAGTATTGCAAATAGAATTAGAAGATAATAAAGTGTTCATGACAGGTAGTGCTGAAATTTCTTTTGAAGGAGTATGTGAAGTATAA
- a CDS encoding Rqc2 family fibronectin-binding protein, which translates to MALDGLFLHSIKEELKQLIGCKIDKVNQPEKDEIILTIRENRKNKKLLISASSNYPRIHLTNIQKQNPQKAPMFCMILRKYLNSAKILNIKQINFDRILDITFESSDEMGFNSRYHLIIEIMGRHSNITLVRERDNIIMDSIKHITSDINSYRNLYAGIKYIYPPKSNKLNPSDFSMENFIKWVNQNNINISEKLFSKTFTGVSSDFSKELFYRLNNNKHNNKFTLEDLFTFSKEFFNEFLNNHFNFSYYMDNNGLLKDFHCVDLLRLEENCIKKQYTSASLLLEDFYYQKDKIDRLKSKSSDLQKLIHTNIDRCKKKIKILNDTLEKCKSKDKFKLYGELLTANIYSLKKGDSEARLLNYYSENEEYITVSLDENKTPSENIQYYYKKYNKLKTSEEMGGLQLKNSQEELQYLSSVLSNIENVDSYDEIDDIKKELMETGYIKFKKSLKNKNKKESSPLHFVSSDNCDIYVGKNNLQNDYLTLKFARKNDIWMHTKDVHGSHVIIKNNGNITDKTLEEASSLAAYYSKGRNSSKVAVDYTEIRNVKKPSGAKPGMVIYYTNKTILAEPKILVSEETSK; encoded by the coding sequence TTGGCTTTAGATGGATTATTTTTACATAGCATAAAAGAAGAATTAAAACAATTAATAGGATGTAAAATAGATAAGGTTAATCAACCTGAAAAAGATGAAATAATATTAACCATAAGAGAAAATAGAAAAAACAAAAAACTTTTAATAAGCGCTAGTTCCAATTATCCAAGAATACATCTCACAAATATACAAAAACAAAACCCTCAAAAGGCACCTATGTTCTGCATGATTTTAAGAAAATACTTAAACAGTGCTAAAATTCTAAATATTAAGCAAATAAATTTCGATAGAATACTAGATATAACTTTCGAAAGTTCTGATGAAATGGGCTTTAATAGCAGATATCACCTAATAATAGAAATCATGGGAAGACATAGTAATATAACCCTTGTAAGGGAACGAGACAATATAATAATGGATAGTATAAAACATATTACCTCAGATATAAATAGCTATAGAAATCTTTATGCTGGCATAAAATATATATACCCTCCAAAATCAAATAAACTTAACCCTAGCGACTTTTCAATGGAGAATTTTATTAAATGGGTAAATCAAAATAACATAAATATTTCTGAAAAGCTGTTTTCTAAAACTTTTACTGGGGTAAGCTCTGATTTTTCAAAAGAACTTTTCTATAGATTAAACAATAATAAACATAATAATAAATTCACTTTAGAAGATTTATTTACTTTTTCAAAAGAGTTCTTTAATGAATTTTTAAATAACCACTTTAATTTTTCTTATTATATGGACAACAATGGTTTATTAAAAGACTTCCACTGCGTAGACTTGCTAAGATTAGAAGAAAACTGCATAAAAAAACAATATACTTCAGCATCTTTATTATTAGAGGATTTCTACTATCAAAAAGATAAGATTGACAGATTGAAATCTAAGAGTTCCGATTTACAAAAATTAATTCACACAAATATAGATAGATGTAAAAAGAAAATCAAAATTCTAAACGACACTTTAGAAAAATGTAAATCAAAAGATAAATTTAAACTCTATGGTGAATTACTAACCGCTAATATATACAGCTTAAAAAAAGGCGATTCTGAAGCAAGATTGCTGAACTATTACAGTGAAAATGAAGAATACATAACTGTAAGCTTAGATGAAAATAAAACTCCTTCAGAAAATATTCAATATTATTATAAGAAATATAATAAATTAAAAACCTCAGAAGAAATGGGAGGCCTTCAACTTAAAAATTCACAAGAAGAACTTCAGTATTTATCTTCAGTTTTGAGCAATATTGAAAATGTAGATAGCTATGATGAAATAGATGATATAAAAAAAGAATTAATGGAAACTGGATACATTAAATTTAAAAAATCATTAAAGAATAAAAATAAAAAAGAATCTTCACCTCTTCACTTCGTTTCTAGCGACAACTGTGATATTTATGTAGGAAAAAATAATTTACAAAATGATTATTTAACATTAAAATTTGCTAGAAAAAATGATATATGGATGCATACAAAGGATGTGCACGGATCTCATGTAATAATTAAAAATAACGGAAATATCACAGATAAAACTCTCGAAGAAGCTTCTTCACTTGCAGCGTATTATAGCAAGGGAAGAAATTCCTCGAAAGTAGCTGTAGACTATACAGAAATCCGCAATGTAAAAAAACCTTCTGGTGCTAAACCAGGCATGGTTATTTACTACACTAATAAAACCATATTGGCAGAACCCAAAATTTTAGTTTCAGAAGAAACCTCAAAATAA